The Rhododendron vialii isolate Sample 1 chromosome 6a, ASM3025357v1 genome includes a window with the following:
- the LOC131331536 gene encoding probable beta-1,3-galactosyltransferase 14, translating to MPTYPKYFNARPSSYTRRSTVLILCLLIGLTGFLFGFVAITRSSLGSNCKTSKPRSVSVVWERGGSGNAGVFDGDGKRHKVMGFVGIQTGFGSVGRRRSLRQTWMPSDQQGLQRLEEATGLAFRFVIGRTNDKAKMSELRKEVAEYDDFMLLDIEEEYSKLPFKTLAFFKAAYSLFDSEFYVKADDDIYLRPDRLSLLLAKERPHSQTYLGCMKKGPVFTDPKLKWYEPLHDLLGKEYFLHAYGPLYALSADVVASLVALRNNSFRMFSNEDVTIGAWMLAMNVNHENNRLLCESECTPSFISVWDIPKCSGLCNPEKQLLELHQKESCSKSPTLESDD from the exons atgcctacgtatcccaagtaCTTCAACGCCCGCCCTTCGTCCTACACTCGGAGATCGACGGTCCTGATCCTCTGCCTCCTGATCGGCCTCACCGGATTCCTTTTCGGTTTCGTCGCCATTACGAGATCGAGCTTGGGGTCTAACTGCAAAACCTCCAAGCCTAGATCGGTGTCGGTTGTTTGGGAGAGAGGTGGAAGTGGGAATGCTGGGGTTTTCGATGGGGATGGAAAGAGGCACAAGGTTATGGGGTTTGTTGGGATTCAGACCGGGTTCGGATCGGTTGGACGGCGCCGATCTTTGCGCCAGACCTGGATGCCGTCCGATCAGCAAGGGCTTCAACG CTTGGAAGAAGCCACCGGGTTGGCTTTCAGATTTGTTATTGGTAGAACCAATGACAAAGCGAAAATGTCAGAACTCAGAAAGGAGGTGGCAGAGTACGATGACTTCATGCTGTTAGACATTGAGGAAGAGTATAGTAAGCTTCCATTCAAAAC GTTGGCTTTCTTCAAAGCTGCATATTCTCTTTTCGATTCTGAGTTCTATGTTAAAGCCGACGATGACATATATTTGAGGCCAG ATCGCCTTTCACTGCTTTTGGCAAAAGAACGTCCACACTCTCAAACTTATCTTGGATGCATGAAGAAGGGTCCAGTATTTACAGACCCTAAGCTCAAATG GTATGAGCCACTACATGATTTGCTAGGGAAGGAGTATTTTCTCCATGCATATGGTCCATTGTACGCTCTTTCTGCTGATGTTGTTGCAAGCTTAGTTGCTCTCAGAAACAATAG TTTCCGGATGTTCAGCAATGAAGATGTTACGATTGGTGCATGGATGCTTGCAATGAATGTTAACCACGAGAACAATCGTCTTCTATGTGAATCAGAATGTACCCCATCATTCATTTCCGTTTGGGATATTCCCAAGTGTTCAG GGCTTTGTAACCCAGAGAAACAGTTACTGGAACTTCATCAGAAGGAAAGCTGCTCAAAAAGTCCAACTCTAGAATCTGATGATTGA